The proteins below come from a single Drosophila kikkawai strain 14028-0561.14 chromosome 3R, DkikHiC1v2, whole genome shotgun sequence genomic window:
- the Usp12-46 gene encoding ubiquitin carboxyl-terminal hydrolase 46: MGANVSQLEREIGSDLFPPNEHYFGLVNFGNTCYSNSVLQALYFCKPFREKVLEYKAKNKRPKETLLSCLADLFYSIATQKKKVGSIAPKKFITRLRKEKEEFDNYMQQDAHEFLNFLINHINEIILAERNSGPGNGNTKASGSHGGGQPSAMASSIASKSSSTSNSNSNSNSTSNSNGNSSNSTGSLNATTSVLDATGSLTATTTPVTTGSGANGTNGANSEPTWVHEIFQGILTSETRCLNCETVSSKDENFFDLQVDVDQNTSITHCLRCFSNTETLCSDNKFKCDNCCSYQEAQKRMRVKKLPMILALHLKRFKYMEQFNRHIKVSHRVVFPLELRLFNTSDDAVNPDRLYDLTAVVIHCGSGPNRGHYISIVKSHGLWLLFDDDMVDKIEASTIEDFYGLTSDIHKSSETGYILFYQSRDCA, translated from the coding sequence ATGGGCGCCAACGTCTCGCAGCTGGAGCGGGAGATCGGCTCCGACCTGTTCCCGCCAAACGAACACTACTTCGGGCTGGTGAACTTCGGGAACACCTGCTACAGCAACTCGGTGCTGCAGGCCCTATACTTCTGCAAGCCCTTCCGCGAAAAGGTGCTCGAGTACAAGGCCAAGAACAAGCGGCCCAAGGAGACGCTGCTCTCCTGTCTGGCGGATCTCTTCTACAGCATCGCCACCCAGAAGAAGAAGGTCGGCTCTATAGCACCTAAGAAGTTCAtcacgcggctgcgcaaggagaaggaggagtttGACAACTATATGCAGCAGGACGCCCATGAGTTTCTCAACTTTCTGATCAATCACATCAACGAAATCATCCTGGCAGAACGAAACTCAGGTCCCGGAAACGGAAACACCAAGGCGAGTGGAAGCCATGGAGGAGGTCAACCCAGTGCCATGGCTAGCAGCATAGCCAGCAAGTCCAGCTCCACCTCTAACTCAAATTCAAACTCCAACTCTACGTCGAACTCCAACGGGAACAGCAGCAACTCCACGGGATCGCTGAATGCCACTACGAGTGTGCTAGATGCCACTGGAAGTCTCACGGCCACCACAACGCCCGTGACCACTGGGAGCGGCGCTAACGGGACCAACGGGGCCAACTCAGAGCCCACCTGGGTGCACGAGATCTTTCAGGGCATACTCACGTCGGAGACAAGGTGCCTCAACTGCGAGACGGTGAGCAGCAAGGATGAAAACTTTTTCGACCTGCAGGTGGACGTGGACCAGAACACTTCGATCACGCACTGCCTGCGGTGCTTCAGCAACACGGAGACCCTGTGCTCGGACAACAAGTTCAAGTGCGACAACTGCTGCAGCTACCAGGAGGCACAGAAGCGGATGCGGGTTAAGAAGCTGCCTATGATACTGGCCCTGCACCTGAAGCGATTCAAGTACATGGAGCAATTCAACAGGCACATTAAGGTTTCTCACAGGGTTGTCTTTCCGCTGGAACTGCGGCTCTTCAACACGTCCGATGATGCTGTGAATCCCGACAGGCTCTACGACCTCACAGCCGTGGTCATTCACTGCGGATCGGGACCGAATCGAGGCCACTACATTAGTATTGTGAAGAGCCACGGTCTGTGGCTGCTTTTCGACGACGACATGGTGGACAAGATTGAGGCTTCCACCATTGAGGACTTCTACGGCCTCACCTCGGACATCCACAAATCCTCGGAGACGGGTTACATACTGTTCTATCAGTCGCGGGACTGTGCCTAG
- the LOC108083677 gene encoding uncharacterized protein, producing MKAIFLVCTLLACVIVLLKLSLRGAKLDNQNTTSSTSDVVLQKETYDIKEWFKDTWKHRPKDFSLNIITEPEDDRSKARLKRLLAILKRKPAQDHQIAPTTSPSEDHNAKIPTERTSEESTTIIDCNLILEEDCEPLGFGPRLSATLLKILAR from the exons ATGAAAGCGATT TTTCTAGTTTGCACACTCCTGGCCTGCgttattgtattattaaagCTGAGTCTGAGAGGAGCAAAATTGGATAACCAGAACACAACCAGCTCAACGTCCGATGTAGTCTTGCAGAAGGAAACTTATGACATTAAGGAATGGTTCAAGGATACATGGAAGCACAGGCCAAAGGACTTTAGTTTGAATATCATCACCGAACCTGAGGATGACAGATCAAAGGCTAGACTCAAAAGGCTGCTCGCTATTCTCAAAAGAAAACCAGCACAGGATCACCAAATAGCACCTACCACTTCTCCGTCTGAAGATCACAATGCCAAAATTCCAACAGAAAGAACCAGTGAAGAGTCAACGACCATCATCGATTGTAACTTAATTTTGGAGGAGGATTGCGAGCCACTTGGTTTTGGACCAAGGCTTAGTGCAACTCTGCTGAAGATTCTTGCACGATAA
- the LOC108083678 gene encoding uncharacterized protein, with translation MQPSILFLLLGWLAVVNSFGLDLRFLNPLRTSDDKNEQALPPVIPNMCKPTEPRTLIRNAREAQLMRNDFVPFPTLAPTNNPGSELSTRRLVPFPTLAPTTTSTTTETSRSPGDRQEAPSNDCDPLPLGIATRLSGQLLKILTILG, from the exons ATGCAACCGAGT AttctgtttctgctgctgGGCTGGCTAGCTGTTGTCAACTCTTTTGGTCTAGACCTGCGATTTCTAAACCCCTTGAGGACCTCAGATGATAAAAATGAGCAGGCGTTACCACCGGTGATACCAAATATGTGCAAACCCACGGAACCCAGGACTTTAATTAGGAATGCCCGAGAGGCTCAGCTAATGCGAAACGACTTTGTACCATTTCCAACTCTGGCACCCACAAATAATCCAGGAAGTGAACTCAGCACTAGGCGATTAGTTCCCTTTCCAACTTTGGCACCCACAACCACCTCAACGACCACAGAAACCAGCAGAAGCCCAGGCGATAGACAGGAAGCTCCTTCAAATGATTGCGATCCTCTTCCTTTAGGAATTGCCACTCGATTGTCAGGACAACTTTTGAAAATTCTTACTATATTgggctaa
- the LOC108083680 gene encoding uncharacterized protein — protein MIRATKCLWVIVFLVLFIHRNRAATNVLYEFHIREASREREEKGVLKDASEDSRAEPELIVTGKRTSGVVLPFNNISYVYMETATYVADNSGYHVKYNFTLEPLEGGPRLNGQTLKSTVG, from the exons ATGATCAGAGCCACTAAG TGCCTGTGGGTGATCGTATTCCTTGTATTGTTTATCCACCGGAACCGTGCGGCCACGAACGTGCTCTATGAGTTTCA CATTCGCGAGGCCTCCAGAGAGCGGGAGGAGAAGGGAGTGCTCAAGGACGCCTCCGAAGATTCACGCGCGGAACCCGAACTGATCGTCACTGGCAAACGCACCTCCGGAGTGGTCCTGCCCTTCAATAATATCAGCTATGTGTACATGGAAACGGCCACCTATGTGGCGGATAACAGCGGCTACCATGTCAAGTACAACTTCACTTTGGAGCCCCTCGAAGGAGGACCCCGTCTCAACGGGCAAACCCTCAAGTCCACCGTCGGTTGA
- the Nepl15 gene encoding endothelin-converting enzyme-like 1 translates to MARQPLRLLLGVLLTAIGLANAAVLNSGTANYTIDILRLAKAAHIKAYMSENKEEPCQNFYNFACGNWPRLHPAQISRQKTNYLEELQELYIRKSADMLKGATRGPENSADRQLKNFFGSCRRQANDTQSALKTLFEVADFRGGWPEIRVGSWYIHEYEWLQVAANLKRKLGVDIFIGLEVVLDYKEEKMHRLKIGAPKFPMPRRHYLDDHFEGTRELYERSIMNKLKLYFPEQPDRWLKEVAEQVLHVEQQLAKGLPHNAALTLEQTTRQRTANEMKAAYGKYVDVTRYLQVIFNDNLYMDLYETPEDYLSNLVDVIRTTHKLQLANYTMWKALEALDGARVPQSQSPDIWCIQLAQRYFPQQLESLFHRNYNHMQMINELQSTWSDIKRVFREDLQASERLHWLSLETRQKAISKLEALKLQFRTHDDSQLIRQVHGLNLHADSFYPNLVAVLQWHTQRALAKLMEEPVTEDEVYKLPHYELQKNRIQVPITFLQARFFWDPAYPNALKYATLGVLLARQMLHGFDGVGRRYDAYGYQNNWWDGISESSYSRRSQCFLEQYAIFVQYKEKPVQDKELLRRVVADNGALDIAYRAYQQWLKNAAETPVIYQREQLPLLDRNHNQLFYLGYAQLYCSDYPDTVDRFDELPEQLRINTALSNSQQFTNAYGCTREDNLNARFKCTLY, encoded by the coding sequence ATGGCACGCCAACCACTGAGACTCCTGCTGGGAGTCCTACTGACTGCCATTGGCCTTGCCAATGCCGCCGTGCTGAATTCTGGGACCGCCAACTACACCATCGACATCCTGCGCCTGGCCAAGGCGGCGCACATCAAGGCCTACATGAGCGAGAACAAGGAGGAGCCCTGCCAGAACTTCTACAACTTTGCCTGTGGCAACTGGCCACGCCTGCACCCGGCCCAAATCTCTAGGCAGAAGACCAACTACCTGGAGGAACTCCAGGAGCTGTACATCCGCAAGAGCGCTGATATGCTGAAGGGTGCCACGCGTGGACCCGAGAACAGCGCTGATCGCCAGCTAAAGAACTTTTTTGGCTCGTGCCGGCGGCAGGCGAACGACACGCAATCCGCATTAAAGACCCTTTTCGAGGTTGCGGACTTTAGGGGAGGCTGGCCGGAGATTAGGGTTGGCTCCTGGTACATACACGAGTACGAGTGGCTGCAGGTGGCGGCCAATCTTAAGCGCAAGCTGGGCGTGGACATCTTTATCGGCCTGGAGGTGGTCCTGGACTACAAGGAGGAAAAGATGCACCGTCTGAAGATAGGAGCTCCCAAGTTTCCCATGCCCCGACGCCACTACTTGGATGACCACTTCGAAGGCACTCGGGAATTATACGAACGTTCCATTATGAATAAGCTGAAGCTTTACTTCCCCGAGCAACCTGATCGCTGGCTGAAGGAGGTAGCCGAGCAGGTGCTACATGTCGAACAGCAGCTGGCCAAGGGTCTGCCCCACAATGCCGCCCTCACGCTGGAGCAAACCACTCGGCAGAGGACGGCCAATGAAATGAAGGCCGCCTACGGCAAATACGTGGATGTGACTCGCTACCTGCAGGTGATCTTTAACGACAACCTATATATGGACTTGTACGAGACGCCAGAGGACTATCTATCCAACTTGGTGGACGTGATCCGGACAACGCACAAGCTGCAGCTGGCCAACTACACTATGTGGAAAGCCCTGGAAGCCCTGGACGGCGCTCGTGTGCCGCAATCCCAGTCCCCGGATATCTGGTGCATCCAGCTGGCCCAGCGCTACTTCCCCCAGCAGCTGGAGAGCCTGTTCCACCGTAACTACAACCACATGCAGATGATTAACGAGCTGCAGTCCACCTGGTCGGACATCAAGCGTGTGTTCCGAGAGGACCTGCAGGCCTCCGAAAGGCTGCACTGGCTCTCGCTGGAGACACGGCAGAAGGCAATCAGCAAGCTGGAGGCCCTGAAGCTGCAGTTCCGCACCCACGACGACAGCCAGCTGATCCGCCAGGTCCACGGACTCAACCTGCACGCGGATAGCTTCTACCCGAATCTGGTGGCAGTGCTCCAGTGGCACACACAGCGCGCCTTGGCCAAGCTGATGGAGGAACCGGTGACCGAAGACGAGGTTTACAAGCTTCCGCACTACGAGCTGCAAAAAAACCGTATCCAGGTGCCCATCACTTTCCTGCAGGCTCGTTTCTTCTGGGATCCCGCCTATCCGAATGCCCTAAAGTACGCCACTCTAGGTGTGCTCCTAGCCCGCCAGATGCTGCACGGATTCGATGGCGTTGGCCGGCGATATGATGCCTATGGTTACCAAAACAATTGGTGGGACGGCATATCGGAGAGCTCGTACTCGCGGCGCTCGCAGTGCTTCCTAGAGCAGTACGCCATTTTTGTCCAGTACAAGGAGAAGCCAGTGCAGGACAAGGAACTGCTCCGCCGGGTGGTGGCCGACAATGGAGCTTTGGATATTGCCTATCGCGCCTACCAACAGTGGCTGAAGAACGCGGCCGAAACCCCGGTTATATATCAGCGAGAGCAGTTGCCGCTCTTGGACCGCAACCACAATCAGTTATTCTACCTGGGCTACGCACAGCTGTACTGCTCCGATTACCCGGACACCGTGGACCGATTCGATGAGCTGCCGGAGCAGTTGCGCATCAACACAGCCCTGTCCAACTCACAGCAGTTCACCAATGCCTATGGCTGCACCCGCGAGGACAATCTGAATGCCCGCTTTAAGTGCACCCTCTACTGA
- the Nepl14 gene encoding neprilysin-4: MSDTTSMRLLLWLGLLWLAVLQQIVPASGEDAPAFQRIYQTEKTVRRTKGQEMRSYVNNSIDPCVDFYAYACGNWRSISTPQEQHDQQIDRELLLLIQESVVREDSPLARQAKEFFKSCLAAQAEQSQQQQQFLSEFINQNGGFPAVPGSQWAVHHHDYDWLRVLGGLRRRYGMDILIGLRVGYNYESIFENSLYLSEPSTLIPRELCIQNRSDIRDSIYAPLERRVARELTTWLALGNEESARLAADILTFEHELCGSMRGGSLNPWDAEKQLYEANYTRKTLSELGQIFDLNLESYVTASYDQVIFKPVYMAAPEYYCQLKRTVAAHNMSLVANYIMYRAISALNFPMDERPKMRKGLCLERIKELMPSALGELYARQFGADDTRKDLDRLFEILQMALRKSLSAEWLEDVSRRVAQRKLQDLKLQLPSYEHPSALKLQLERANYWSNLRQLLEAVQSQRMNQLFEEFPLTPHDPVEAFEARVRLRPVQRRLDMGLALLQPPAYNHHYGHPFRYATLGLKLARQLVTAFDDLHWSVGLLERDNWDGETAWKYHLRSDCFSRQVEHYLRANLTATRQLIKDSAALNVAFQAYLTWLGFQEPNNDLDMLLNETLPGVNYTNTALFFVAYAQQYCDLEEFRPKDDQMAIGGWLYSARQNHSWTRLRVNGPLRNSAEFARDFRCPIGSPMNPATKCSIY, translated from the coding sequence ATGTCGGACACAACTTCGATGAGACTGCTCCTGTGGTTGGGGCTGCTCTGGCTGGCAGTTCTCCAGCAGATTGTCCCGGCTTCTGGGGAGGATGCACCGGCTTTTCAGCGCATCTACCAAACGGAAAAGACGGTGAGACGAACCAAAGGTCAGGAGATGCGCAGCTATGTAAACAATAGCATCGATCCCTGTGTGGACTTTTATGCGTATGCCTGTGGCAATTGGCGATCGATATCCACGCCCCAGGAGCAACATGATCAGCAGATAGACAGGGAACTCCTCCTGCTCATACAGGAGAGCGTCGTGCGAGAGGACAGCCCCCTAGCGCGACAAGCTAAGGAGTTCTTCAAGTCCTGCCTGGCGGCACAGGCTGAGcagagccagcagcagcagcagttcctcAGCGAATTTATCAACCAAAACGGTGGCTTCCCAGCGGTTCCTGGATCTCAGTGGGCAGTGCACCACCACGATTACGACTGGCTTAGGGTTCTAGGTGGACTGCGACGTCGCTACGGAATGGACATCCTCATCGGACTCCGGGTGGGATATAACTATGAAAGCATCTTTGAAAACAGCCTGTACCTGAGCGAGCCCAGCACTCTGATTCCCCGGGAACTGTGCATCCAAAATCGCTCGGACATCAGGGACTCAATCTATGCACCTTTGGAGCGCCGAGTGGCCCGTGAACTGACTACCTGGCTGGCCTTGGGCAATGAGGAATCCGCCCGCCTGGCCGCTGACATTCTCACCTTTGAGCACGAGCTTTGCGGCAGTATGAGAGGTGGCTCCTTGAACCCCTGGGACGCCGAGAAGCAGTTGTACGAGGCGAACTACACCCGCAAGACTCTGTCCGAGCTCGGCCAGATATTTGACCTAAACCTGGAATCCTATGTGACCGCCAGCTATGATCAGGTTATCTTCAAGCCCGTCTACATGGCTGCTCCGGAATACTATTGCCAGCTAAAGCGCACAGTGGCTGCTCACAATATGAGTCTGGTGGCCAATTATATTATGTACCGAGCGATATCCGCTCTTAATTTTCCCATGGATGAACGACCTAAGATGAGGAAAGGATTGTGCTTGGAGCGCATCAAGGAACTGATGCCCAGCGCTTTGGGAGAACTGTATGCTCGGCAGTTTGGCGCTGATGATACGAGGAAAGACCTGGACAGGCTGTTTGAGATACTACAAATGGCTCTGAGGAAAAGTCTGAGTGCTGAATGGTTGGAGGATGTCAGTCGACGGGTGGCCCAGAGGAAGCTTCAAGATCTAAAGCTGCAATTGCCCAGCTACGAGCACCCTTCTGCCTTGAAGCTGCAGCTGGAGCGCGCCAACTATTGGAGCAATCTGCGTCAACTCTTGGAAGCTGTTCAGTCGCAGCGAATGAATCAGCTCTTCGAGGAGTTCCCCCTCACACCCCACGATCCCGTAGAGGCTTTTGAAGCCAGGGTTCGCCTCCGACCGGTGCAGCGCCGCTTGGATATGGGATTGGCCCTGCTCCAGCCGCCAGCCTACAACCATCACTATGGCCACCCCTTCCGCTATGCCACTCTGGGCTTGAAGCTGGCTAGGCAGCTGGTGACAGCTTTCGATGATCTCCACTGGTCGGTGGGGTTGCTTGAGCGCGATAACTGGGATGGCGAAACCGCCTGGAAGTACCATCTACGAAGTGACTGCTTCAGCCGCCAGGTAGAACACTATTTAAGAGCTAACTTAACCGCCACCAGACAGCTGATCAAGGACAGTGCAGCCCTGAACGTTGCCTTTCAGGCCTATCTCACCTGGCTGGGATTTCAGGAGCCCAACAACGACTTGGACATGCTACTCAATGAGACACTGCCGGGAGTGAATTACACAAATACCGCTCTCTTCTTCGTGGCCTACGCCCAGCAGTACTGCGATCTGGAGGAGTTTCGTCCTAAAGACGACCAGATGGCAATCGGAGGATGGCTATACAGTGCCCGACAAAATCACTCCTGGACGCGGCTCCGAGTGAACGGGCCTTTAAGGAATTCGGCAGAGTTTGCTAGAGACTTTCGGTGCCCGATTGGGTCGCCAATGAATCCCGCCACCAAGTGCAGTATATACTAA
- the Nepl13 gene encoding neprilysin-4 yields the protein MGASRSACMSVLLKWLILYGIEHSVVTGARYNSINSMTRMQMQGGAKPDTREEHMARQLMASDMQKYMNQSADPCTDFFEYACGHWGDYQKRQLRLGELYTAQQVMETRISDQLQQLLTQPLPPQRHPNGYSEPSMANVRKARAFYESCVAVEANAGERRRFLTKILKENGGLRNVPNSNWQQNRHWVHTLADVKRRYGLDILLGLEIDLNLQNMQGNSIYFGEPKLTLIPEEHCNAVTAKGAQVTDEVYKRVQQQVAENIRDWFGVDTGEADRFARDIVRFEFQLCKRLREQDIQMSEEEFPPPIAGQILGARSRTGQNRLHRQRGGTNLNELTNEMGNVLDFKMFVELVLENPYANSVYLRSPEYIKHLIQTVKITNRLTIGGYIIYVALNELNQPPEEPPSQRARQCAQITQRLFPQVLGEMFQRQVQRDNAKHDLDAVFRDVIKALEQQMRVEWLDENDRRAVRTRLSQYRALLPDYQSLDLSDLQFQKQDDYWRRLEIVLKYRSRRQFESLNGNDFGQDLHGILDAFEVRTALAPRQQAVLVGWGLLQPPYYNYYYPRALKYALLGQRLASALVQAFDDEGWNRHPQATSPWNELTMAGYRNVSECQRAQYSSYLYNEPGEFRNVTRLREIIAESSGLNIAFKAYLEWLELQDYRLGPLLQKETLPQLNFSNTQLFFLYFAQSRCWAKDNQEGILDSMPLMQHTPERWDVNGPLSNNAEFGREFGCALGTPMNSGDKCLVY from the coding sequence ATGGGAGCTAGCAGAAGCGCTTGTATGAGTGTGCTCCTCAAGTGGCTGATCCTCTACGGAATCGAGCATTCCGTCGTGACTGGAGCCCGGTACAATAGCATTAACAGTATGACTCGAATGCAAATGCAGGGTGGAGCCAAGCCGGATACCAGAGAGGAGCACATGGCCCGCCAACTGATGGCCTCGGACATGCAAAAGTACATGAACCAAAGCGCCGATCCCTGCACGGATTTCTTCGAGTACGCCTGCGGTCACTGGGGAGACTACCAGAAGCGGCAGCTGCGTCTTGGGGAGCTGTACACCGCCCAGCAAGTAATGGAGACCAGGATCTCGGACCAGTTGCAGCAGCTGCTCACACAACCACTGCCGCCGCAGCGTCACCCAAACGGCTACAGTGAACCCAGTATGGCGAATGTGAGGAAAGCTCGAGCCTTCTATGAATCCTGCGTGGCCGTAGAGGCGAATGCTGGAGAAAGGCGTCGCTTTCTCACGAAGATTCTGAAAGAGAATGGCGGACTGCGCAATGTTCCAAACTCCAACTGGCAGCAGAACCGCCATTGGGTTCATACTCTGGCTGATGTGAAGAGGAGATACGGATTGGACATTCTGCTGGGACTGGAAATCGATCTGAACCTGCAGAATATGCAGGGGAATAGCATATATTTCGGAGAGCCCAAGCTCACGCTAATTCCCGAGGAGCACTGCAATGCGGTGACCGCCAAGGGGGCACAAGTGACGGACGAGGTCTACAAGCGGGTCCAACAGCAGGTGGCTGAGAACATACGGGATTGGTTCGGGGTGGACACAGGAGAGGCTGACCGCTTTGCCAGAGACATTGTGCGTTTCGAATTTCAACTCTGCAAGAGATTGAGGGAGCAGGATATTCAAATGTCCGAGGAGGAGTTTCCGCCGCCCATTGCCGGCCAAATTTTAGGAGCTCGCTCGCGAACAGGCCAGAATCGATTACACCGCCAAAGGGGAGGGACGAATCTCAACGAACTGACCAATGAAATGGGGAATGTGTTGGACTTTAAGATGTTTGTAGAGCTAGTCCTGGAGAATCCATATGCGAATTCAGTATACCTGCGTTCCCCGGAATACATAAAGCATTTGATACAAACAGTGAAGATCACCAACCGACTGACTATTGGTGGCTACATTATATACGTAGCACTCAACGAACTCAACCAGCCTCCGGAGGAACCTCCTTCACAGCGCGCTCGCCAGTGCGCCCAAATAACGCAGCGCCTCTTTCCCCAAGTTCTGGGCGAGATGTTCCAGCGCCAGGTGCAGCGAGATAATGCCAAACATGATCTGGACGCAGTTTTTCGCGATGTAATCAAGGCACTCGAGCAGCAGATGCGTGTGGAATGGCTGGACGAGAACGATCGAAGGGCGGTGAGGACCAGACTCTCCCAGTATCGCGCCCTGCTTCCGGACTACCAGAGTTTGGACCTCTCCGACTTGCAGTTTCAGAAACAGGACGACTACTGGCGTCGCTTGGAGATTGTGCTCAAATATCGCTCCAGACGGCAGTTTGAAAGCTTAAACGGTAACGATTTTGGCCAGGACTTGCATGGCATCCTGGATGCCTTCGAGGTGCGGACAGCGTTGGCTCCCCGCCAGCAGGCAGTTCTAGTTGGATGGGGACTCCTCCAACCTCCCTACTACAATTACTACTATCCCAGGGCGCTGAAATACGCCTTGTTGGGTCAGCGTTTGGCCAGTGCCTTGGTCCAGGCTTTCGACGACGAGGGATGGAACCGTCACCCACAAGCCACCTCCCCGTGGAATGAGCTGACCATGGCGGGATATCGGAACGTCAGCGAATGCCAGCGGGCTCAGTACAGTAGCTATTTGTACAATGAACCAGGAGAGTTCCGGAATGTCACAAGGCTTAGGGAAATCATAGCCGAGAGCAGTGGTCTCAACATTGCCTTCAAGGCCTATTTGGAGTGGCTGGAGCTGCAGGACTACAGGCTGGGTCCCCTTCTCCAAAAGGAAACTCTTCCCCAGCTGAACTTCAGCAACACGCAGCTCTTCTTTCTCTACTTTGCACAGTCACGGTGCTGGGCGAAGGACAACCAGGAAGGCATCCTGGACTCGATGCCTCTGATGCAACACACACCGGAGCGTTGGGACGTGAATGGACCACTGAGCAACAATGCGGAGTTCGGACGAGAGTTTGGTTGTGCTCTGGGCACGCCGATGAATAGCGGAGACAAGTGCTTGGTTTACTGA